The genomic stretch aacactaacactaggtggtaccactgcctgacagggcttcggagattgggctctagcAGTACTattgccagactgggtggtaccaccgcccaaatagCTTGGGAGGCCAAGCCTCAGGGCTCGGGGTGTCATCGCTTGGGCCAACTAagggtcactaaatgagccttccacttggcccaaaataaccccaattaaggcccaattagtCCTTAATTGAGTTATCATGGTTATActcgaaactaactcaattagccctttaaactacttcgatctagataaattattacaaagcatagttccattgttgtccggcatgtcactgGTTTATTTGGCAGCTCgtttgatccttcggcgcatcgtcctctccttcgacgtattgtccaatcaacatgttgactttccgcaacatccgatctctttggcgcaatgtttgatccttcggcttgatgcttgaactcatggcacgaagaccTTATGCcggcacatcgaccgatccttcggctcgaagtccaatcttttgacatgttcactccggcctaaTGTCTGATTCTTCCCGCTTTAATCAAATTAACTTTCTATGATCGAAATTATTCccacgttactcaaaacgcatattagatcataacttcatcaattgatttcataatcaaaatccgagattcgatATTTTCAATGATAGCTTAAGCATAAAGCTTACGACCTAAGGAGTTGGTGCCTATGTCATATGAGCTCTTCAATATACTTTTTCAGGTTACAATATTCTTTAGTGTCATGATTGTAATCTCAATGGAACCGATAGTACTTGGACTTATCTCTTTTTTACTAACGAGGTCTTCATTGGGTGAGGGTCTCTTTAGAGCCCCTTCTCCTTTATCTATAGGAAGAATTGACTCTAGTCATATTTAGATGGGTCAGCTTAGGCCTTGGGTGAGGTAACTCGGGTTATTTATTTCTTTTCCGTTCTGATGACCTCGGGGTTAGGGTTGATTGTGACCGTTCTTGCTTTGGCCTCTTACGTGACTCCTCATACTTGAGACCATTGCCTTTGTGGCAATATATTGATTAGTTCAGTGAAGTGCCTTGAGTATAGTAGTGGTGACCTCTCTATCAATAATCAAAAAATGCAAGAGAGATTAAGTCCCATCATGAATATCTACATTATGAGTGATGAATAGACATCTACTATGCATCGAATCTTATTTATGAACTAAGTAACAAAATCTATGATTGTTTTTTTCCTCCTCTTGCCCGACTCCGAGGAGTATTGTTCTTGAAGGTCAAGGTCATATATTCTCGAGAAAGTGAAATTCAAATTCTCTTGCTAGCTAGGCGAAAGAGTAAATAAAAAGCAacttcaggcgatagtaccattcTCATGTCATGCCTCTTAATATGGTCAGGAAGGCATGGCATATTAAGGCATCCGAGGTGTCATATAATAATATCCAGATACGGAATGCTACAATGTGCTCCATCGGGTCGGTGTTACCATTGAACGCTTCAAGGATAAGGGACAAAAGCTTGCTGGAATCAATTTCTCTTAGATTTTTTAGATGAACGATGACCAACTTGAAGTGAAGTCGACCAACGCCTCCCATTTTGATTGTTGGAACTCTCATTGTATCTCATTCAAATATTTATCCATCTTTCGtagttatatttataataaatccTCCGTCGAGTTCACTAACTAGGTTTCGGATCTAGATGAGGCAGAGTGGGGGTATTATAATTCGTTGAATTTCACAATCGAGGACCGAAGTATCCTCTCGACCGACGGTTCGATGGGCATCAAGCGCTCTTAAGATGTTGGAATCTCGATGAGTGCGGATGGTAGTAGAGTTCGTGGCATTATGTACTAGACTAATTGAGATAAAATAGAGTGATAACCTGAGATATAAAAACACCTAAATGAGAACGAGGAGGTGGGCAGGATGAGGACGAGTATGGCTTAGCATTCGTCCTATCAACGGAAATCTAAGACCAAAGATTGAATTGGTCTTCGTCATCAGCCAACTCATCCTTATCTTGTAGTGTGACCGACCAGGATCTGCACCCGAAGATGCCACCATCGACGTCCCATCTCACCTGGTCTTCGCAGTGAACTATGAGTTTATCCAGTTATTTGAGGGAAAGTTCCCGTGAGCATGGAATGATCCTCCGTTAAGCTTTGTAGCACCAGCACCGAGGCAGAGAGTGGAGAAGAGATGAGTCATGTCGACGAGATATTATTATATCAGCATCAAGAGGAAGTCAGTCAACGAGGCATTATCATGCACATCTTGAACAACGAGAGGTCGATGGGCGTCTTTACCGGTTCAAGATCAGGTATCGATCTTCGGAAGAGAGAGGCAAATCTAAGCGAGGCGCGTAGCACCAGCAAGTTCTTGCATCATGTCGGCAGACTCCGTGTTGTCGGCCTTCATGCAGGTGGTGCTCGAGAGGGCGTTCATCGCCGCTCGCCAGGAGCTGGGATTGATCCTCGGAGTCAGCAAGGAGCTGAACAAGCTCTCCCGCACGCTCGACACCATCCACGCCGTGCTGGAGGACGCTGAGGAGAAGCAAATCAGGAACGCTGCCGTGCGTGATTGGCTTCGGCACCTCAAAGACATTGCCTACGAAGCCGATGACTTGCTGGATGCGTTCAACTTCCGAGCCCTGCGGCGTAAGGTGGAGGGTGGAGAACGAACCTGGCAGGTGTTCCGTGTCTTCTCTTCTTGTTTCGGCTTGAGACATGCCCTGTTCCGCAGCAGGATGGCGCATCAGATCATGGAGATCAGGAAGAAACTCGATGAGATGGCGAAAGAGCGAGACAACCTTCAACTCCGAGAGCTGACCGACGGTACCAGCAGAACCGAAAGTCTTCGTCGGCCGCCGACGAGCTCACTGGTGGATGAGTCGAACGTGCTCGGCAGAGAGGAAGACCGGGATGAGATTGTaagattcttggtgtctcaagagtCTTCCTCGAGGAACTTGCCGGTCCTTCCCATCGTCGGCTTCGGGGGTCTCGGGAAGACGACGCTGGCTCAGAAGTCTACAACGACGCAAGGGTGACCAATCATTTCGATCTCAAGATGTGGGTGTTTGTCTCCTGCAACTACAACGCCGTCAGGCTCACCAAGTCGATGGTAGAAGctgcaaccaagaagaaatccgaTCTCACCGACCTAAACATGCTGCAGGAGACTCTGGTGGAGGAATTGAGAGGAAAGAGGTTCTTGCTCATACTCGACGACGTCTGGAATGAGGTCCGTGCTAACTGGGACAGAACACGCCTTCCCCTGAACGCCGGTAGGAGCCGGAGCAAAGTGGTGATCACGACACGGATCAAACGGGTTGCACAAATCATGGGCACAGTGCCTCCCTACCATTTGAAGAGGCTATCGAAGGATGCCAGTTGGACCCTCTTTAGGAGGTCCGCATTTGCCGGAGGAGAATTCGCCGGGAACCACAAACTGCAAGCCATTGGGAAGGAGATCGTATCGAAGCTGGACGGCATACCATTGGCGGCCAAAACCATAGGAAGCATGTTGTTCGCGAGACGAGATGAGGTCGACTGGCGGAAGATCTTGAAAAGTGAGTTCTGGGAGTTGCCGGCGAATGAGAACGACATCTTGCCACCTCTCAAGTTGAGCTATCAGACGCTCCCCTCGCATCTGAAACAATGCTTCTCCTACTGCTCCATATTTCAGAAAGGTTACGAGTTCGACAAAGATAAGCTGGTCAAAATCTGGATGGGGCAAGGATTCCTGCAACACCAGGGTACGAAGCAGATGGAAGACACAGGAGCTGAGTACTTCGACGATGCATGTCCGTCTCTATCGACGAATGTTTTGTTGGGACGGCGGAGCAACGAAAAAACAGAATATTATGATACGAGTAgaaagaatcctttcgattcaagaaaattaatgtagtatttaaaaacaggaggattgataagaatacttacaagatattctcaaGTGTTCATAGGACCTAGTTATAACTAcattataactactagatcatgattatgttagttagatcatgattgaggtggttgttgaaatcatcctgtaaccactaaatcatgataactatctagatagataacaaTGAATCAAATcttaacactcccccttgattcataattGCATACACTGatttgcgacataaaataaacatgcttttgaatTGGAAGCGATTTAGTGAGAATATCCGTAACTTGTTCATctgttccataatacttcattgttatgactccacttgctataagatctcggatgaaatgatagcgtatttctatatgcttcgttcttccatgaaataTTAGATTCTTCATCATTGTAATTGTGActttattgtcacaaaatatttccgttgcttctttttgttcttgacgaagaatccaacgtttcatggaagaacgaagcatatagagatacgctatcatttcatccgatatcttatagcaagtggagccataacaatgaagtgTTGCGGAACAGATGAATAAGTTAcagatatcctcaccaaatcgcttccagttcaaaagcatgtttattttatatCGCAAATCGGTATATACAACTATAAATCAAGGGGGAttattgagatttgattcatagttatctatctagatagttatcatgatttagtggttacaggATGATTTCAACAACCACCTCAATCAATCATGATCTAAAGTTATAGAATGATTTCAATAAGTTATAGGATGGTTATAACTATGTCCTAGGATATAGAGAGTGCGTGCATTTgagaaatcttttgactcctcaattgcggcaacaacatgatctagtagttagtagataaatcttttgacccaTCAATTGCGAcaataacatgatcaaatttcggagttaaaattctcaaaacttttacaacaattatatgattaggaagatgttcaccataaaatttcatttgactaacaatttcaattactcgagaaagaaaatcttgcaccgattcattacttttcatgaacaaaaattcaaactcacgacgaagggtttgaaattttaccgtaatcacccttgatgagccttgaaattcattttaaagtatcaaccaagcttgctttgaggttatcGCTACTGCAATTCTTCAGAAGATCATCTCATGTACAGctcgttgaatgaagaacaatgtctttgagtccttctttctattctccctcaacctgatttcgtcatctgcatacaaatgttggggatggaggagcaaggaaaaaatagaatattacgatacgagtaaaaagaatcatttcgattcaagaaaactaatgtagtatttaaaaacaggaggattgacaagaacacttacaagatattctcaagtgcacacactctctatatttttatttcatgaactatggtcctatttataagacctagttataaccaccctataactactagatcatgattgtggtagttattgaaatcatcctataactactagatcatgattgaggtggttgttgaaatcatcctgtaaccactaaatcatgataactatctagatagataactatgaatcgaaTCTCAACACGTTTCATTGCATAAGACTGTAGGCTGCAGGGAATCCAAGGTTCGCCATCTTTCATTGACCTCCGAAGATTCACTGCCTATCTCATTAGAAGCATTGTTTGGATTCAGAGTTTGGATTCAGAAGCTTGCGCACGCTTGTCACACTATATGGATTCAATTCCAGTGTCATCCAGATTCCACCGGATCTATTTCTACGTTTGAAATACCTACGCGTGCTGGATTTCAGTGACAGTTTCCTCGAAGAATTGCCCGAAACCATCGGCAACTTAGTGCATCTCCGGTACCTGGATCTGACTGCCACTGCCATTGCAAGGTTGCCTGAATCAATTAGCAAGCTCTATAGTTTGCAGACCTTGAGACAGAGAGAGTGTTTCTGGGGTTACCCAAAGGGATAACCAATCTGATAAACCTACGGCATCTGGAAGAAGACAGCAGACTGATCTCGAGTGTGGCTGGGATTGGGAAACTGACCTGCCTCCAGGAACTGCCTATATTCAAGATTCATCAGCAGATCGGACATAGGATATCGGAGCTGAAAGATATGACGGAGATCCGAGGAAGTCTCTGCGTTTTGAATCTGGAGAATGTGGCCGATGCCGAAGAAGCAAGACAGGCCAGATTGAGCTACAAACAACATCTGCAGAAGCTGCAACTAGAATGGAACGCTCACAGTGCGGGCAGCTTTAGAGATGAGGACATACTCGAATGCCTGCAACCACATGAGAGCCTCAAAGAGCTTCATATAGAAGGCTACAATGGCAGCAGGTTCCTCAGCTGGGTAGGAGATCCAGTTTTCTCTAGCCTTACGAAAATGTACTTGCACTACTGCAACTGCAGCCTCCTCCCACCTCTGGGACGGCTGCGCTTCCTTACTCACCTAGA from Musa acuminata AAA Group cultivar baxijiao chromosome BXJ1-3, Cavendish_Baxijiao_AAA, whole genome shotgun sequence encodes the following:
- the LOC135638942 gene encoding putative disease resistance RPP13-like protein 1 produces the protein MWVFVSCNYNAVRLTKSMVEAATKKKSDLTDLNMLQETLVEELRGKRFLLILDDVWNEVRANWDRTRLPLNAGRSRSKVVITTRIKRVAQIMGTVPPYHLKRLSKDASWTLFRRSAFAGGEFAGNHKLQAIGKEIVSKLDGIPLAAKTIGSMLFARRDEVDWRKILKSEFWELPANENDILPPLKLSYQTLPSHLKQCFSYCSIFQKGYEFDKDKLVKIWMGQGFLQHQGTKQMEDTGAEYFDDAYLETERVFLGLPKGITNLINLRHLEEDSRLISSVAGIGKLTCLQELPIFKIHQQIGHRISELKDMTEIRGSLCVLNLENVADAEEARQARLSYKQHLQKLQLEWNAHSAGSFRDEDILECLQPHESLKELHIEGYNGSRFLSWPPPTSGTAALPYSPRNARTGWDQASWSGVLRPW